One segment of Micromonospora parathelypteridis DNA contains the following:
- the mctP gene encoding monocarboxylate uptake permease MctP, translating into MWRDHLTEIIVFSVLFLLVSAMGFVAARWRAPKDMAHLDEWGLGGRSFGGWITWFLVGGDLYTAYTFVAVPALMFGAGAAGFFAVPYTIVIYPLVFLVLVRLWSVSHRHGFVTPADFVRTRFDSPVLALLIAITGIVATMPYIALQLVGIEAVLKTMGVTGDNALARHLPIIIAFAILAAYTYQSGLRAPALIAFVKDSLIYIVILVAIVYLPYKLGGWGDIFAAADAKFDASPNPNDGILLNGNNQLQYVTLALGSALALFLYPHSITGVLASKNRDVIKRNMSALPAYSLLLGLIALLGYMAIAAGVKPLPGAKEGTVDSNTVVPLLFDQQFPDWFAGVAYAAIGIGALVPAAIMSIAAANLFTRNIYKEYLKRDASPAQEANVSKITSLVVKVGAVACIVFLDPQFSIDLQLIGGVIILQTLPAVALGLYTRWFHRTGLIVGWAVGMGLGMWMLYQVASPTRKHFGGSAFPLSEFGFDTTRTIYVGIVAVAVNLAVAALVTLALRAAKVAEGVDGTTPDDYFADEGDPRVTPGAERDADSAREPVA; encoded by the coding sequence ATGTGGCGCGACCATCTCACCGAGATCATCGTCTTTTCCGTGCTGTTCCTCCTGGTCAGCGCGATGGGCTTCGTGGCCGCTCGCTGGCGGGCACCGAAGGACATGGCGCACCTGGACGAGTGGGGGCTGGGCGGGCGCAGCTTCGGCGGCTGGATCACCTGGTTCCTGGTCGGCGGTGACCTCTACACCGCGTACACCTTCGTGGCGGTGCCGGCGTTGATGTTCGGTGCCGGCGCGGCGGGGTTCTTCGCCGTGCCGTACACGATCGTCATCTACCCGCTGGTCTTCCTGGTGCTGGTGCGGCTCTGGTCGGTGTCGCACCGGCACGGGTTCGTCACGCCGGCCGACTTCGTCCGCACCCGGTTCGACTCCCCGGTGCTGGCGCTGCTGATCGCCATCACCGGCATCGTCGCCACCATGCCGTACATCGCGTTGCAGTTGGTCGGCATCGAGGCGGTGCTCAAGACGATGGGCGTCACCGGCGACAACGCGCTGGCCCGGCACCTGCCGATCATCATCGCGTTCGCCATCCTGGCCGCCTACACGTACCAGTCGGGGCTGCGCGCGCCGGCGCTTATCGCGTTCGTCAAGGACAGCCTGATCTACATCGTCATCCTGGTGGCGATCGTCTACCTGCCGTACAAGCTGGGCGGCTGGGGTGACATCTTCGCCGCCGCGGACGCGAAGTTCGACGCCTCACCCAACCCGAACGACGGCATCCTGCTCAACGGCAACAACCAGCTTCAGTACGTCACGTTGGCGCTCGGCTCGGCGTTGGCGCTCTTCCTCTACCCGCACAGCATCACCGGTGTGCTGGCCAGCAAGAACCGGGACGTGATCAAGCGGAACATGTCGGCGCTGCCGGCGTACAGCCTGCTGCTCGGGTTGATCGCGCTGCTCGGCTACATGGCCATCGCGGCCGGCGTGAAGCCGCTGCCCGGGGCGAAGGAGGGGACGGTCGACAGCAACACCGTCGTGCCGTTGCTGTTCGACCAGCAGTTCCCGGACTGGTTCGCGGGCGTCGCGTACGCGGCGATCGGCATCGGCGCGCTGGTGCCGGCGGCGATCATGTCGATCGCGGCGGCGAACCTGTTCACCCGCAACATCTACAAGGAGTACCTGAAGCGGGACGCCTCCCCGGCCCAGGAGGCGAACGTCTCGAAGATCACCTCGCTGGTGGTGAAGGTCGGCGCGGTGGCCTGCATCGTCTTCCTCGACCCGCAGTTCTCCATCGACCTGCAGCTGATCGGCGGCGTGATCATCCTGCAGACGCTGCCGGCGGTGGCGCTGGGCCTCTACACCCGCTGGTTCCACCGCACCGGGCTGATCGTCGGCTGGGCGGTCGGCATGGGGCTGGGCATGTGGATGCTCTACCAGGTGGCCAGCCCGACGCGGAAGCACTTCGGTGGCTCGGCGTTCCCGCTGTCGGAGTTCGGCTTCGACACCACCCGGACGATCTACGTCGGCATCGTGGCGGTGGCCGTCAACCTGGCCGTGGCGGCGCTGGTGACGCTGGCGCTGCGGGCCGCCAAGGTGGCGGAGGGAGTCGACGGCACCACGCCGGACGACTACTTCGCCGACGAGGGCGACCCCCGGGTCACCCCCGGCGCCGAACGCGACGCCGACTCGGCCCGCGAACCGGTCGCCTGA
- a CDS encoding bifunctional RNase H/acid phosphatase codes for MAPRVVAVEADGGSRGNPGPAGYGAVVRDPETGEVLAERSESLGTATNNVAEYQGLIAGLTAAAELGAAEVDVRMDSKLVVEQMCGRWQIKHPGLRPLAAQAAGLVGRFTAVRFTWIPREQNRHADALANAAMDAATGRSPAKPTAAQRPATPATGTDPATAPASWEPRPSFTATRLILVRHGETEYTEQRRYSGRGDVPLSETGRAQARATGARVAALAPSVAAVLSSPLSRCTSTAAAIAGALGDVPVRTDDDLIECDFGQWEGRTFAEVRQEWPGEMDAWLASPRIAPPGGESFTHVAERAHRVIAGLLTAYPGETVVVVSHVSPIKLVLRDALAAGDGFLHRLFLDAAGISVLDMWPDGGVAVRTVNDTAHLSEID; via the coding sequence GTGGCGCCGCGCGTGGTCGCCGTCGAGGCCGACGGTGGGTCCCGGGGCAACCCCGGCCCCGCCGGCTACGGCGCGGTGGTGCGCGACCCGGAGACCGGGGAGGTGCTCGCCGAGCGCTCCGAGTCGCTCGGCACGGCGACCAACAACGTCGCCGAGTACCAGGGGCTGATCGCCGGGTTGACCGCCGCCGCCGAACTGGGTGCCGCCGAGGTGGACGTCCGGATGGACTCCAAGCTGGTGGTCGAGCAGATGTGCGGCCGGTGGCAGATCAAGCACCCCGGCCTGCGACCCCTCGCCGCGCAGGCCGCCGGGTTGGTGGGCCGTTTCACCGCGGTCCGGTTCACCTGGATCCCCCGCGAGCAGAACCGGCACGCCGACGCCCTCGCCAACGCCGCCATGGACGCCGCCACCGGTCGATCCCCGGCGAAACCGACCGCCGCTCAGCGCCCGGCGACGCCCGCGACCGGCACCGACCCGGCGACCGCGCCGGCCTCGTGGGAGCCGCGACCAAGCTTCACCGCCACCCGGCTGATCCTGGTCCGGCACGGCGAGACCGAGTACACCGAGCAGCGGCGCTACTCCGGCCGTGGCGACGTGCCGCTCTCCGAGACAGGCCGGGCCCAGGCCCGCGCCACCGGCGCCCGGGTGGCCGCGCTGGCGCCGTCCGTCGCGGCCGTGCTCAGCTCACCGCTGTCCCGGTGTACGTCCACCGCCGCGGCGATCGCCGGGGCGCTCGGTGACGTGCCGGTCCGCACCGACGACGACCTGATCGAGTGCGACTTCGGCCAGTGGGAGGGGCGCACCTTCGCCGAGGTGCGCCAGGAGTGGCCGGGGGAGATGGACGCCTGGCTCGCCTCACCCCGGATCGCCCCGCCGGGCGGGGAGTCGTTCACCCACGTCGCCGAACGCGCCCACCGCGTCATCGCGGGGCTCCTCACCGCGTACCCCGGGGAGACCGTGGTGGTCGTCTCCCACGTCTCGCCGATCAAGCTGGTGCTGCGCGACGCGCTCGCGGCCGGCGACGGGTTCCTGCATCGGCTCTTCCTGGACGCGGCCGGCATCTCGGTGCTCGACATGTGGCCCGACGGCGGCGTCGCCGTCCGCACGGTCAACGACACCGCCCATCTCTCCGAGATCGACTAA
- a CDS encoding putative leader peptide, producing the protein MARRRRRRPHGQRHRPSLRDRLIPICREGSGSRGRTCAETVDSGWTPVQDRFVRSVHLTKRGHIDLLRVASAACRRSI; encoded by the coding sequence GTGGCCCGACGGCGGCGTCGCCGTCCGCACGGTCAACGACACCGCCCATCTCTCCGAGATCGACTAATTCCCATCTGTCGGGAGGGTTCCGGCTCGAGGGGCCGAACCTGTGCGGAAACTGTTGACAGTGGATGGACCCCGGTTCAAGATCGGTTCGTGCGAAGCGTTCACCTGACGAAGCGGGGTCACATCGACCTCCTGCGCGTCGCCAGCGCCGCCTGTCGACGCTCCATCTGA
- a CDS encoding zinc ribbon domain-containing protein, with translation MKADPQVQRRLLDLQAIDTNLAQLAHRRRSLPERAELESLARELSSLEDERVRAQVAVDDLDRDIARMEKDVEQVRARKEKDQNRLAAGTGPARELEALQHELVSLNRRQGDLEDAELELMEQRETAQGVLDGVEQRLADTRDKRAATEQRRDDAMAEIAKEEEFKRGARQPLAADLPSDLVNLYDKIREDTGLGAALLTAGRCGGCRLELSGADLARIRKTAPDDVVRCEDCRRIMVRTNESGL, from the coding sequence GTGAAGGCTGACCCTCAGGTGCAGCGCCGCCTGCTCGACCTGCAGGCGATCGACACCAACCTCGCCCAGCTCGCCCACCGCCGGCGGTCGCTGCCCGAGCGGGCCGAGCTGGAGTCGCTGGCCCGGGAGTTGTCGTCGTTGGAGGACGAGCGGGTCCGCGCCCAGGTGGCCGTCGACGACCTGGACCGGGACATCGCCCGGATGGAGAAGGACGTCGAGCAGGTCCGGGCTCGCAAGGAGAAGGACCAGAACCGGCTGGCTGCCGGCACCGGCCCGGCCCGCGAGTTGGAGGCGCTCCAGCACGAGCTGGTCTCGCTGAACCGGCGCCAGGGCGACCTGGAGGACGCCGAGCTGGAGCTGATGGAGCAGCGGGAGACCGCGCAGGGCGTACTGGACGGCGTGGAGCAGCGGCTGGCCGACACCCGCGACAAGCGGGCCGCCACCGAGCAGCGCCGCGACGACGCGATGGCCGAGATCGCCAAGGAGGAGGAGTTCAAGCGGGGGGCCCGTCAGCCGCTCGCCGCCGACCTCCCGAGCGACCTGGTCAACCTCTACGACAAGATCCGCGAGGACACCGGGCTGGGCGCCGCACTGCTCACCGCGGGGCGCTGCGGCGGGTGCCGGTTGGAGCTTTCCGGCGCCGACCTGGCCCGGATCCGCAAGACCGCCCCGGACGACGTGGTCCGCTGCGAGGACTGCCGACGGATCATGGTCCGCACCAACGAGTCGGGTCTGTAG
- a CDS encoding HNH endonuclease signature motif containing protein: protein MRVEDNFERCAQRLVETVAFAARTEPRRKRYLYLDVQGHKNDAGGYDRDAYEIMKEFLVGFLMPYLAEAHTPLGAFRNPKGQREDVPEVLEIKDPDERPDELLNLKMRVRGRAQDGRRSRPPLSMISDYLGLEEAACIICWSTPVHRAHAVPDGLGGSNDVRNFAPLCEEHHRQAPDVIDAESFWSWIDYACEKEAGKRLALMHKVAPALIPDPGPEPVRPPGTFFEQVKRELIDLYGWVESDFEGLAWGRVLDEFYVVLEQATGKHFGVDRKVSTYAWAYNVAKKRVQLKGLAGDDTFRA, encoded by the coding sequence ATGCGCGTCGAGGACAATTTCGAGCGATGCGCGCAGCGTTTGGTGGAAACGGTGGCATTCGCTGCTCGAACGGAACCCCGCAGAAAGCGGTACCTGTACCTGGATGTTCAGGGTCACAAAAACGATGCGGGTGGTTACGACCGAGATGCATACGAGATTATGAAAGAATTCTTGGTGGGCTTTTTGATGCCGTATCTTGCGGAGGCTCACACGCCGCTCGGGGCGTTTCGAAATCCTAAGGGGCAGCGGGAGGATGTTCCTGAAGTTTTGGAGATCAAAGACCCAGACGAACGTCCGGACGAGTTGCTTAACCTGAAGATGCGAGTCAGGGGGCGGGCTCAAGACGGTCGACGGTCAAGGCCGCCACTGTCGATGATCAGCGACTACCTCGGGTTAGAGGAAGCAGCCTGCATCATCTGTTGGTCGACGCCGGTCCATCGTGCTCACGCCGTGCCGGATGGCTTGGGCGGTTCGAATGATGTCCGAAACTTTGCCCCTCTCTGTGAGGAACATCATCGGCAAGCGCCTGATGTGATCGACGCGGAATCCTTCTGGAGTTGGATCGACTATGCCTGCGAAAAGGAGGCGGGCAAGCGCCTTGCGCTTATGCATAAAGTGGCGCCTGCGCTGATCCCTGATCCAGGCCCAGAGCCGGTCCGTCCTCCGGGCACATTCTTCGAGCAGGTGAAGCGTGAGTTGATTGACCTTTACGGTTGGGTGGAGAGCGACTTTGAAGGGCTCGCGTGGGGTCGTGTGCTTGATGAATTCTATGTCGTTCTAGAGCAGGCAACCGGCAAGCATTTCGGAGTTGATCGCAAGGTTTCGACCTACGCGTGGGCCTACAACGTGGCCAAGAAGCGAGTGCAGCTGAAGGGCCTTGCAGGTGATGACACTTTCCGCGCATGA
- a CDS encoding MarR family winged helix-turn-helix transcriptional regulator, with the protein MSDDHESTLGRIETEVALLMRFGEATRRATGTAEHRVLDRAAYVILRHLDDAGPQNVSALAARLNLDGSTVTRQVSALQRDGLITRAPDPTDGRGTVISPTSAGLQRMAAVQAARTRLYGDMLGDWSAEDRATLAALLGRLNQALVNRNRPR; encoded by the coding sequence ATGAGCGACGACCACGAGAGCACCCTCGGCCGGATCGAAACCGAGGTTGCCCTGCTGATGCGGTTCGGCGAGGCGACCCGGCGGGCCACCGGCACCGCCGAGCACCGGGTGCTCGACCGGGCGGCGTACGTCATCCTGCGCCACCTGGACGACGCCGGGCCGCAGAACGTCTCCGCGCTCGCCGCGCGGCTCAACCTGGACGGCTCGACCGTGACCCGGCAGGTGTCCGCGCTACAGCGGGACGGCCTGATCACCCGCGCCCCGGATCCGACCGACGGGCGGGGCACGGTCATCTCCCCCACCTCCGCCGGCCTGCAGCGGATGGCCGCCGTGCAGGCCGCCCGTACCCGGCTCTACGGCGACATGCTGGGCGACTGGAGCGCCGAGGACCGGGCCACGCTCGCCGCCCTCCTGGGCCGCCTCAACCAGGCCCTGGTAAACCGCAACCGCCCCCGCTGA
- a CDS encoding DUF3311 domain-containing protein, with product MAAPEPEAPTTAPSRAKDHSPWNWLLFIPIVVPLIPVFFNGDSPRVFGFPRFYWLQLAFILLGVGTTTLVYQMTKKRGSR from the coding sequence ATGGCTGCACCCGAACCGGAGGCGCCTACCACGGCGCCGTCCAGGGCGAAGGACCACAGCCCCTGGAACTGGTTGCTCTTCATTCCCATCGTGGTGCCGCTGATCCCGGTCTTCTTCAATGGCGACTCGCCCCGGGTCTTCGGCTTCCCACGCTTCTACTGGCTGCAACTGGCCTTCATCCTGCTCGGCGTTGGCACCACCACGTTGGTGTACCAGATGACGAAGAAGCGGGGGAGCCGCTGA
- a CDS encoding sulfite exporter TauE/SafE family protein translates to MDLSHAALLLAAGLAAGTVNAVAGGGSLITFPALIAVGLPPIPANVSNSIAVFPGYLASVAGSRADLPRPRALATLVPPTIIGTILGALLLLATPARAFELVVPFLVLGATAVLAFQDPLRRLVGHPRDMSPRQRTVAVQTMVALGAVYGGYFGAALGVMLVAGLALVLDATLARVSAIKNLLSALVGLTTLVVFALFGPVNWAAVAVVAPATLIGGYVGARLVRRLPSVVLKTVIVVFGTVIGLYLLWRALT, encoded by the coding sequence ATGGATCTCTCCCACGCCGCGCTGCTGCTCGCCGCCGGTCTCGCCGCTGGCACGGTCAACGCGGTGGCCGGCGGTGGTTCGCTGATCACCTTTCCGGCGCTGATCGCGGTCGGGTTGCCCCCGATTCCGGCGAACGTCAGCAACTCGATCGCCGTGTTCCCCGGGTACCTGGCCAGCGTGGCCGGCAGCCGGGCGGACCTGCCGCGCCCCCGCGCGCTGGCCACGCTGGTGCCCCCCACCATCATCGGCACGATTCTCGGGGCGTTGCTGTTGCTGGCCACCCCGGCCCGCGCGTTCGAGCTGGTCGTGCCGTTTCTGGTGCTGGGCGCGACCGCGGTGCTGGCCTTCCAGGACCCGCTGCGCCGGCTTGTCGGTCACCCTCGGGACATGTCGCCGCGTCAGCGGACGGTCGCGGTGCAGACGATGGTCGCGCTCGGTGCGGTGTACGGCGGGTACTTCGGTGCGGCGCTCGGGGTGATGCTGGTCGCCGGGCTGGCCCTGGTGCTGGACGCGACCCTGGCGCGGGTGAGCGCGATCAAGAATCTGCTCTCCGCGCTGGTGGGGTTGACGACGCTCGTGGTGTTCGCCCTGTTCGGCCCGGTCAACTGGGCGGCCGTCGCGGTGGTCGCGCCGGCCACCCTGATCGGGGGGTACGTGGGCGCCCGGCTGGTTCGCCGGCTGCCGTCGGTGGTGCTCAAGACGGTGATCGTGGTGTTCGGCACGGTGATCGGCCTCTACCTGCTCTGGCGCGCCCTGACCTGA
- a CDS encoding M14 family zinc carboxypeptidase, producing MLSTRRLPRLAATAVSAALLATVALTEPASATALPTVPPTAVDLSDVRGYPRQSTLPVWPDNPADASIPIGVTPYDDIAPKLNALQRASDRVSARVAGKSAGGYDLYAVTVTAPESRSEARQQETWKRLIEDEPARAQRDRKLLAGYKTPLFVNANIHGNEWEGTDAALRVIEEFATDRTPEVAELLRRNRLVFNITSNPDGRVAGTRANAAGYDLNRDLTIVAQPETNLIRDLIIDTKPIITLDLHGYVNPTLLHPSTPPHNVNNEYDLYIKHGLPNALAIEEGLRGLGYAETQRARIPFRDDEPGVWDDFPPIYVPSFAMLQSSIPYTIEAPLNPRGGSLTPAERVRRSGINTDVHEVAIRTSLRYIQDHRAEVLHDQAEVYRRGLAGEPLRELPDGYVPGWGPEDNYNTTFPRAYVIPSGTGQRSEPAAARLVDLLIGSGGRVWQAKKSFTAGGKRYQAGSYVIDMHQPKRGLVNSLLEPGADITDRVNDLYAGPAAWSQGLTWGATVDTLWDNLPRVRLERTYDGRAEGTLPAGWSDLRLDLRDAADLLAVNSLLAKGVAVYRLADGSVVVPGTPGNRKLAGAEVRAHAVSFERAPSRWRGTRLDRVVVGYLGTVEERDTLADLGFEARAVTAATLTDTLTEDVDVLLVAGNVNLADLTAENRAALDRFLAAGGGVVGLGTAGASFSNAAALLTVTATAAPSLASGVANIVNNGGPVTTSAIPHTFISQPVWFTNLGANVEVEQSYAADPLLSGWWATDGANGQAAAANQASIVRGVSAGGNGVVLFGTDPTFRLHPKGLQSQLGRAVLWAAQR from the coding sequence ATGCTGTCCACAAGACGTCTACCCCGGCTCGCCGCGACCGCGGTGAGCGCCGCGCTGCTCGCGACCGTGGCCCTGACCGAGCCGGCGTCCGCCACCGCGCTGCCCACGGTGCCGCCGACCGCCGTCGATCTCTCCGACGTACGCGGCTACCCCCGCCAGAGCACCCTGCCGGTCTGGCCGGACAACCCGGCCGACGCTTCCATCCCGATCGGCGTGACCCCGTACGACGACATCGCGCCGAAGCTGAACGCGCTCCAGCGGGCCAGCGACCGGGTCTCCGCCCGGGTCGCCGGGAAGTCCGCCGGCGGCTACGACCTGTACGCGGTCACCGTGACCGCGCCGGAGAGTCGCAGCGAGGCGCGGCAGCAGGAGACCTGGAAGCGGCTCATCGAGGACGAGCCGGCCCGGGCGCAGCGGGACCGCAAGCTGCTCGCCGGCTACAAGACCCCGCTCTTCGTCAACGCCAACATCCACGGCAACGAGTGGGAGGGCACCGACGCCGCTCTGCGGGTGATCGAGGAGTTCGCCACCGACCGCACCCCGGAGGTCGCCGAGCTGCTGCGGCGCAACCGGCTGGTCTTCAACATCACCTCGAACCCGGACGGCCGAGTCGCCGGCACCCGGGCCAACGCGGCCGGCTACGACCTCAACCGCGACCTGACCATCGTCGCGCAGCCGGAGACCAACCTCATCCGCGACCTGATCATCGACACCAAGCCGATCATCACGCTGGACCTGCACGGGTACGTCAACCCGACCCTGCTGCACCCCAGCACCCCGCCGCACAACGTCAACAACGAGTACGACCTGTACATCAAGCACGGCCTGCCCAACGCGTTGGCGATCGAGGAGGGCCTGCGCGGCCTCGGGTACGCCGAAACCCAGCGGGCCCGGATCCCGTTCCGCGATGACGAGCCGGGCGTGTGGGACGACTTCCCACCGATCTACGTGCCGTCGTTCGCCATGTTGCAGAGCAGCATCCCGTACACCATCGAGGCTCCGCTGAACCCGCGTGGCGGTTCGCTCACGCCGGCCGAGCGGGTACGCCGCTCCGGTATCAACACCGACGTGCATGAGGTGGCCATCCGCACCTCGTTGCGCTACATCCAGGACCACCGGGCCGAGGTGCTGCACGACCAGGCCGAGGTCTACCGCCGGGGCCTGGCCGGTGAGCCGTTGCGCGAGCTCCCCGACGGCTACGTGCCGGGCTGGGGACCGGAGGACAACTACAACACCACCTTCCCCCGGGCATACGTCATCCCGAGCGGCACCGGTCAGCGTTCCGAGCCGGCCGCGGCCCGCCTGGTCGACCTGCTGATCGGCAGCGGTGGCCGGGTGTGGCAGGCGAAGAAGTCGTTCACCGCTGGCGGCAAGCGCTACCAGGCCGGCTCGTACGTCATCGACATGCATCAGCCCAAGCGCGGCCTGGTCAACTCACTGCTCGAACCGGGCGCGGACATCACCGACCGGGTGAACGACCTGTACGCCGGACCGGCCGCCTGGAGCCAGGGGCTCACCTGGGGCGCCACCGTGGACACCCTGTGGGACAACCTGCCCCGGGTACGCCTGGAGCGGACCTACGACGGGCGCGCCGAGGGCACGCTGCCCGCCGGCTGGTCCGACCTGCGCCTGGATCTGCGGGACGCCGCCGACCTGCTCGCGGTGAACTCGCTGCTCGCCAAGGGCGTCGCGGTCTACCGGCTCGCCGACGGGTCGGTGGTCGTTCCCGGCACTCCGGGCAACCGCAAGCTGGCCGGCGCCGAGGTCCGAGCTCACGCGGTCAGCTTCGAGCGGGCGCCGTCCCGTTGGCGGGGCACCCGGCTGGACCGGGTCGTGGTCGGCTACCTCGGTACGGTCGAGGAGCGGGACACCCTCGCCGACCTCGGCTTCGAGGCGCGTGCGGTGACCGCCGCGACGCTGACCGACACGTTGACCGAGGACGTCGACGTCCTGCTGGTCGCCGGCAACGTCAACCTGGCGGACCTGACCGCCGAGAACCGGGCCGCCCTGGACCGCTTCCTCGCCGCAGGCGGTGGCGTGGTCGGCCTGGGCACCGCCGGGGCGTCCTTCAGCAACGCCGCCGCGCTGCTGACCGTGACCGCCACCGCGGCGCCGAGCCTGGCCAGCGGGGTGGCCAACATCGTGAACAACGGGGGACCGGTCACCACCTCGGCGATACCGCACACGTTCATCAGCCAGCCCGTCTGGTTCACGAACCTGGGTGCGAACGTCGAGGTCGAGCAGTCGTACGCGGCCGACCCGCTGCTCTCCGGTTGGTGGGCCACCGACGGCGCGAACGGGCAGGCCGCGGCGGCCAACCAGGCCAGCATCGTGCGGGGTGTCTCCGCCGGGGGCAACGGTGTGGTGCTGTTCGGCACCGACCCGACGTTCCGTCTGCACCCGAAGGGTCTGCAGTCGCAGCTCGGCCGGGCCGTGCTCTGGGCGGCACAGCGCTGA
- a CDS encoding tyrosine-type recombinase/integrase codes for MGSRCGAGAASGGVGGFRPGGLPSPRRALIYNRGNWQQRLGAIGGSETIRLQALCTPSGSWRPAVLAAGITPIRATGMHALRHFYASSLPDAGESIKALVSYLGHADPGFTLRVYTHLMPASEERTRIAIDRLFSPAQGQ; via the coding sequence GTGGGCTCCCGGTGCGGGGCGGGGGCGGCGTCCGGCGGTGTCGGTGGCTTCCGGCCGGGCGGCCTACCGTCGCCGCGCCGCGCCTTGATCTACAACAGAGGGAATTGGCAGCAGCGTTTGGGGGCGATAGGTGGGAGCGAGACAATTCGCCTACAAGCTCTGTGCACCCCGTCCGGGAGTTGGCGTCCCGCCGTGCTGGCGGCCGGCATCACGCCGATCCGGGCCACCGGGATGCACGCGCTACGCCACTTCTACGCCTCGTCGCTGCCCGACGCGGGGGAGAGCATCAAAGCGCTCGTGTCGTACCTCGGCCACGCCGACCCGGGGTTCACCCTCCGGGTCTACACGCACCTGATGCCGGCGAGCGAGGAACGCACTCGCATTGCGATCGACAGACTCTTCTCACCGGCGCAGGGGCAATGA
- a CDS encoding MFS transporter: MDRRSEPNRSAIYATTLVAFLAIAGIAVVDPILPAIGDAIGVTAWQVELLFTAYIAVMALGMIPATLASGRFGFKPVLITGVSVVGLAAILASFSDNIVQLSVLRGVWGLGNAMFFATAMVVLVNLAIDREWVVGLFETALGLGFAVGPLIGGLLGQITWRLPFFVCGVFMLFALGVAALKLREPTNRQAPVRVGQIFATYRRPAFIALCVVTGTYNFVFFVVLGYTPLFLGLDIVPLGLAFTGWGLGLATGIMVIGHRLAHRIGAVQTVGVAIAGLLVCMVLFATSTSTAESLVVLVLSGLCMGLANANLTDLALGLGSSDRRVATGAFNLVRWGAAAPAPIISGKLAEHSLSLPFWVGFGVLAVGVLVYLAFAHLMAAGYGERVLWSRWNRAAANSEHAVEEPVGETY, encoded by the coding sequence GTGGATCGGCGTTCCGAACCGAACCGCAGTGCCATCTACGCCACCACGCTGGTGGCCTTCCTCGCCATCGCCGGCATCGCCGTGGTCGACCCGATCCTGCCGGCCATCGGCGACGCGATCGGAGTCACCGCCTGGCAGGTCGAGCTGCTGTTCACCGCGTACATCGCGGTCATGGCTCTCGGCATGATCCCGGCGACGCTGGCCAGCGGCCGGTTCGGCTTCAAGCCGGTGCTCATCACCGGCGTCTCCGTGGTCGGCCTCGCGGCGATCCTCGCCTCGTTCAGCGACAACATCGTGCAGCTGTCCGTGCTGCGCGGTGTCTGGGGGCTGGGCAACGCGATGTTCTTCGCCACCGCCATGGTCGTGCTGGTCAACCTGGCCATCGACCGGGAATGGGTGGTCGGCCTCTTCGAGACCGCCCTCGGCCTCGGCTTTGCTGTTGGCCCGCTGATCGGCGGCCTGCTCGGCCAGATCACCTGGCGGCTGCCGTTCTTCGTCTGCGGCGTCTTCATGCTCTTTGCTCTCGGGGTGGCCGCCCTCAAGCTCCGCGAGCCCACCAACCGCCAGGCACCGGTACGCGTCGGCCAGATCTTCGCCACCTACCGCCGGCCGGCGTTCATCGCCCTCTGCGTGGTGACCGGCACGTACAACTTCGTGTTCTTCGTGGTGCTCGGCTACACGCCGCTCTTCCTGGGGCTGGACATCGTCCCGCTGGGGCTGGCGTTCACCGGCTGGGGTCTCGGCCTGGCCACCGGCATCATGGTGATCGGCCACCGGCTGGCCCACCGGATCGGCGCGGTGCAGACAGTCGGCGTCGCCATCGCCGGGCTGCTGGTCTGCATGGTTCTCTTCGCCACCTCGACCAGCACCGCCGAGTCGCTCGTGGTGCTGGTGCTCTCCGGGCTCTGCATGGGGCTGGCCAACGCCAACCTCACCGACCTGGCGCTCGGTCTCGGCTCCAGCGACCGTCGGGTCGCCACCGGCGCGTTCAACCTGGTCCGCTGGGGTGCCGCCGCGCCGGCGCCGATCATCTCCGGCAAGCTCGCCGAGCACTCACTGTCGCTGCCGTTCTGGGTCGGCTTCGGGGTGCTCGCCGTCGGCGTGCTGGTCTACCTGGCCTTCGCGCACCTGATGGCCGCCGGCTACGGCGAGCGGGTGCTCTGGTCCCGCTGGAACCGGGCCGCCGCCAACTCGGAGCACGCCGTCGAGGAGCCGGTCGGCGAGACGTACTGA